The stretch of DNA CCCTTGTAATAATACCTTTTCTGGCTGCATCCATTTGAGTCGTATATGCCATCATATTCCATCGCTCCTCATATTAAAAATAGAACTTAATCTCAACCTCACTCTTAATTCTCCATTATCAATTCTCACTTCTGCATTGCTTAATTATGTTTCTTATACTCTCTACCTTCTGTTTTATATCGTCTGCTCCGACAATTTCAGTAACCATTGCAATACATTTTGCTCCACGTTTTGCAACTTCAGCAACATTATTCTCCTTTATTCCTCCGATTGCTACAAAAGGGATATTTACGCTTTTTACTGCATATTCCAGATATTCCAGGCCAACAGGATCGCATACATCCTTTTTGGTAAAGGTTCTAAATATTGGTCCTACCCCGATATAGTCTGCTCCCCTGGCTATGGCATCTTGGGCTTGTAGAGGGGAATGAGTGGAAAGCCCGATAATCATCTCGTCTCCCACCAACTCCCTTACTTTCTCAATAGGCAAATCTTCCTGCCCGATATGTACCCCGTCTGCTTTTACAAGCAGCGCTATGTCAATATCATCATTCACGATAAAGGTAACTCCCGCCTGCCTGGTTAATTCTCTTATTTTTTTACACTCTTCATATTTATACAGCATCTTTTTGTCCTTCTCACGGTATTGTATTATTTTTACTCCTGCTTCAATCATCTGCTGTACTACTTCAATGTTATTCCTGCCTCTCGAATATTCTTCTGCTGTAAGACAATACAAGTCAGTGTCCAGTAAATTCTTTTTAATAATTTTATTAACTTTAGAAAAATACAATTTCTCAACTGTATAGGAATCATATCTGCAGGCTTCATAAACTTTTGATACTTCATAGTGCCCGGCGATTTTAAAGTTTTCTTCTATAACTCTTAACCCTTCCTGTACCCGCTTGAAATTACCCATGATTAATTCTTTTATATTTACTTTATTATCCAAATCATTTTTCTGCGAGATTTCAAGTCCCAGGTCATTTATCGAATCCCTATGGTCTAAAAAATCGGAGTAAAAGTTATTTGCTGATTTTCTCACTCGGTGCCGTATTTTTTTT from Petroclostridium xylanilyticum encodes:
- a CDS encoding thiamine phosphate synthase, yielding MDKIYRIIDANINRVAEGLRVLEDLARFYYEEPQLTEEIKKIRHRVRKSANNFYSDFLDHRDSINDLGLEISQKNDLDNKVNIKELIMGNFKRVQEGLRVIEENFKIAGHYEVSKVYEACRYDSYTVEKLYFSKVNKIIKKNLLDTDLYCLTAEEYSRGRNNIEVVQQMIEAGVKIIQYREKDKKMLYKYEECKKIRELTRQAGVTFIVNDDIDIALLVKADGVHIGQEDLPIEKVRELVGDEMIIGLSTHSPLQAQDAIARGADYIGVGPIFRTFTKKDVCDPVGLEYLEYAVKSVNIPFVAIGGIKENNVAEVAKRGAKCIAMVTEIVGADDIKQKVESIRNIIKQCRSEN